The proteins below come from a single Argentina anserina chromosome 1, drPotAnse1.1, whole genome shotgun sequence genomic window:
- the LOC126786827 gene encoding 15.7 kDa heat shock protein, peroxisomal yields MADGLFLHPFRRFLWSPPIFREHWSGSTALMDWLESPTAHVFKFNVPGFRKEDIKVQIEEGNILQIKGEGGKEEANAKDTVWHVAERGTAGKTLAEFFREIELPENVKVDQIKAQVENGVLTILVPKDATPKPSRVRNINITSKL; encoded by the exons ATGGCTGACGGTCTATTTCTGCACCCGTTCAGGCGATTCCTCTGGAGTCCTCCTATTTTCCGAGAGCATTGGTCGGGTTCTACTGCACTCATGGACTGGCTTGAATCCCCAACTGCCCATGTATTCAAGTTCAACGTTCCAG gttTTAGGAAGGAAGACATAAAGGTGCAgatagaagaaggaaacattTTACAGATAAAAGGGGAAGGTGGGAAAGAGGAGGCGAATGCAAAAGATACTGTTTGGCACGTGGCGGAGAGAGGGACTGCCGGAAAAACATTAGCAGAGTTTTTTCGGGAAATTGAGCTGCCGGAAAATGTGAAGGTGGATCAGATTAAAGCTCAGGTGGAGAATGGTGTGCTCACTATTCTTGTCCCAAAAGATGCGACCCCTAAACCATCTAGAGTGCGAAATATCAATATTACTAGCAAGCTCTGA